A window from Pseudomonas sp. Tri1 encodes these proteins:
- a CDS encoding ligase-associated DNA damage response exonuclease, protein MDLVIARPEGLYCPPGDFYIDPWRPVERSVITHAHGDHARSGNQHYLAAAPGEGILRSRLGQDIDLQTLSYGERLRHHSVTLSFHPAGHVLGSAQVRLEYQGEVWVASGDYKVEPDGTCTPFEPVKCHTFITESTFGLPIYRWQPQAQIFDEINQWWSGNIAAGRASVLFCYSFGKAQRILHGIDASLGPILAHGAVEPLNRVYREAGVDLPPTIYAGDVKKNDPLMSQALVIAPPSAGGSSWMRRFGDYSDAFASGWMRLRGTRRRRGVDRGFVLSDHADWPGLLWAIEQTGAERVMVTHGSVAVLVRHLCEQGLDAQGFTTEYGDDEEELTTDTGQEAS, encoded by the coding sequence ATGGATCTTGTCATTGCCCGCCCCGAAGGCCTGTACTGTCCGCCTGGAGATTTCTACATCGACCCCTGGCGCCCGGTAGAACGCTCGGTTATCACCCACGCCCACGGCGACCATGCCCGAAGCGGCAACCAACACTACCTGGCAGCGGCACCCGGCGAAGGCATCCTGCGTTCACGGCTCGGCCAGGACATCGACCTGCAAACCCTGTCCTATGGCGAGCGCCTGCGGCATCACAGCGTGACCTTGAGTTTTCACCCCGCCGGCCATGTGCTGGGTTCGGCCCAGGTGCGCCTGGAATACCAGGGTGAAGTCTGGGTAGCGTCGGGGGATTACAAAGTCGAGCCTGACGGTACCTGCACACCGTTCGAACCGGTGAAATGCCATACCTTTATCACCGAATCCACCTTCGGCCTGCCGATCTACCGTTGGCAGCCACAGGCGCAGATCTTCGACGAAATCAACCAGTGGTGGAGTGGCAACATCGCTGCCGGCCGAGCCAGCGTGCTGTTCTGTTATTCCTTCGGCAAGGCCCAGCGGATCCTCCACGGGATCGACGCAAGCCTTGGACCGATCCTGGCCCACGGCGCGGTAGAACCGTTGAATCGGGTCTATCGCGAGGCCGGGGTTGATCTGCCGCCGACGATCTATGCCGGCGATGTAAAAAAGAACGATCCGCTCATGAGCCAGGCGCTGGTGATCGCCCCACCCTCTGCCGGCGGCAGCTCCTGGATGCGTCGTTTCGGCGACTACAGCGATGCCTTTGCCAGCGGCTGGATGCGCTTGCGCGGCACACGGCGGCGGCGTGGCGTGGACCGCGGGTTCGTGCTGTCCGACCACGCCGACTGGCCGGGCCTGCTTTGGGCCATCGAACAGACGGGCGCCGAGCGAGTCATGGTCACCCACGGCTCCGTCGCCGTGCTGGTGCGCCACTTGTGCGAGCAAGGCCTCGACGCCCAGGGTTTCACCACCGAATACGGTGACGATGAAGAAGAACTCACCACCGACACCGGCCAGGAGGCGTCATGA